The nucleotide sequence AGTTTCGTCAGATGATTCGTTCGGCTTTTGAATCAATTCATCAAACTATTTCCGGGATTCAATTCAGTGAAAAAATTGTTTTACCTCATCGTGAGCCAGCCATTGTTATTGATTATCAATACCTATTAAATTTAAATCGATTAGGAGAACAAACTTTTATTCCCCAAGATTTAGAAGAAAGAGTGAACGTTAAAGAAATCATCGATTATTTTGATCATGCCGCTCCCTCGGTTGACGGGCGAGGTTTAAATCATGCTGAAACAGCACAAGCCTCCTCTAAACCTTCAGTTTTTGAAAAAAATATTTTTACCAAAACCGTCAAACTCTTATTTTCCAACAATAAAACCAGTAAATAATCCCTGCCCGAATCAGCGTTAATCCCTTGTCGAACCCAAAAATGAAAGGTGAGACACAAATCTGTCTTTAGATAGGTAGACAACTAAAAACGACTATGCTAGGATGTCGATAATTAACTTGAATAAGTCAGCCTAATCCAATAGTCACTAAGCCAAATGTGATCAAAAGACTATTAGAGCGGAGGAACCAAACATTGGGGCGCATTTCTGCTGTATAATTAGTTACAACAGCAGCAAGGGACATCTCTCAGTCCTAGCCCGTCAGCTAACTTCGTAGGCATTGAGGGAAGATTGAAGAGTCAGCATTTCTCCAAAATTTGCTCTCGTCAGTGCCCTTGGCTTGTCAAGCCCCATCACTCGGCGCGGAATCTTAAAGCCTGCAAAGGTATAATTTTCAGCGTCGAAAAATAGATAACTTGCCAGGAGGAAAAGAGATGTTAATAGTTAACGATTATGCGTTTCATACAAGTTCAGGAAAGTCTGGTAGAGTTATAGGATATGGGTCCACACTGATAGATAACTCTTATTTACCAACTCTTAAAGTGCTTGTGAACCAAGAACCGTCTCAAGTTGGGAAGACTCATTTGGTAATGGAAGATTTACGTTCCAAGTGGATGCCTTTCAAATAGATTAGCCTTGGAGTGCAAATGAGAGCAAAGCACTCCAAGTAATTAAACTTAATTGTTTGTTTTTTCAATTGATGAGATAATCTACTCGAAGCAATCTCTCAACGACCAATCAACGTTGATCTATATCAGACGACAACAAATTCAAAATAGTTCCCAGTCATAACCCAATGGGAAGCATTTGTACACATGGAGCAAGAGTCTAGGAGCAAAAACATGGCCATCAAAAATCAGAGTTTATTTAACCACGTAGATTTCTTAGCCACAGAGCAGTTTCAGTTAATCGGAGAATATGCACAGCAAAAACTTTTATTGATCGGAAAAACCAAAGGTTACGGTGAGCCAATTGTGGCCATTAGCACCACTGATGATCCCACATCCGAAGAGTTAGTCGCCTGCGATCTTTACGAATTGATGAAATGCTCAGATCATGCTGTCAATATTAGTCAGTTAGCGATGGTTTAATCACTCAGCTATCCTACTAGCATCATTAAATAAGTCAGCCTAGTTCAAACTCGATTCAGGGTTTTGGCTCTCAACAGCCGATGAATCAGTGGAACCGAGGAACATTATTTGGGGGCAAACCTCAATCAGGTTGTTTCATTCTCTGTGGGAGCAGTCATTATCTGACTGCATTAATGCTTATAAACAGGGCAACCACAGAGGGATTACCCCTGAACCTAGTCCGTCAGCTAACTTCGTTGCCATTGAAAGGAGACTGAAGCATCAGCATAGAATTCATCATGTTTTGATAGGCTCAGTTTCTTTGTTGCGTAATTATTCACCTACCAAACCTGTCTTTTTTTCCACAGGAAGATAGGGCAATTTTTACCACTATGACACGCAATAATAAAATATGTTTTGGATACCCACTAATCCCATTGCCTTAATTTCCCTTGACAGCGATCCAGCATCATTAATGGGACACGAACAAGTCCGGGGGCAAAATGTCTATGTTCATCAAGTCGGCCTTGCCCTAGCTAAAATAGGCTGGCAGGTAGATATATTTACCTGTGGCACTAGCCCCTCTCAAGCGGCAATCACAGAACATAGCCCCAATTGCCGTACTATTCGCTTAGAAACAGAAACCCTTGGCTTAACTCACTTCGATTCTCTGTTTAATCTGATGCCAGAATTGGTGACGGAGTTTCAGGCATTTGAGAGAGAGCAAGGTTTTCAATATTCTCTAGTGCATACTAATGACTGGTTGTCGTCCTGGGTGGGAATGGAATTAAAGAAGCGGCAACCCTTGATTCAAGTGCATACATATCATTGTTTAGAAACCCTCAAAAATCGCTCAGTGACCAATATTCCTGAAACTTGGCCGACTCGCCTAGCCATTGAAAAAGCTGCTTTAGAAACTGTTGATCGCCTTGTGTCCACTAATCCACAACAAGAAGAACATTTACGCCGGCTGGTGTCTTCTTTTGGCAAAATAGACTTGATTCCTTGTGGCACTGATCTCAATCGCTTTGGTGCCGTTTCTCGAACCTCTGCTCGACATCAGCTAGGCATCGTGCCAGATGCTAAAGTTATAATCTATGTAGGACCTTTTGATCCTCGCAAAGGAGTTGATATATTAGTTGAAGCCATCGCTCATTCTCGCTTCCGTGAAGAGGAAATAAAACTGATCATCATCAGTGGCTCAAATACCGCTAAAAACCAGGGAATTGAACGAGATAAACTCGAAAACTTGCTAAAAAAATCGGGGTTAAGCGATTGTACTGAATTTCCAGGCCGTTTAGATCAAACACTCCCCTTATACTATGCGGCGGCTGATCTGTGCGTCATCCCTACTCAGGATGAACCCTTTGGCTTAGTAGCACTCGAAGCAATGGCAAGTCGTACCCCTGTAGTGGCTTCTTTTGAGGGGGCGTTACAGTTCAGTGTTATTCCCGAAGTAACAGGACTGCTGGTTAAGCCGCTTGATCCTCTCGGTTTTACTAAAGCCATTGATCGCATTTTAAGTCATCCCCAATGGCGAGATCAACTCGGCCAAGCCGGGCGCCTCCGTACAGAAATGGCGTTTAGTTGGGATGGCGTAGCTTCCAGACTCAGTAAGTTGTACAGTCATTTACTCACACAACCGAGAACAAAATACAGGCAGTTATCTCCTGTAGCGGCTTAATAGACTTCTTGCTTTTATTCGGGAAAAGGGGAAAGGGGAAAGGGGAAAGGCTTGATCCTTTATTCGTTTTCTTTAAAAATGATGATTTGTGCAAGAGGTCTAATAGTCAATTCCCAGATTAAGCCAGAAAAAGATCCAAGTTTAAGTCCCCCAAAAGGGGGATGATCTCTATCAACCTAATCTAACCGTTAAAGCTTCCCTCGCTTGTTCTCGATCATCAAAATGGATCTTCTCTGTGCCCAAAATTTGATAATCCTCATGACCTTTTCCAGCAATTAAAACCCCATCCCCGGGTTTAGCTTCGGTGATCGCCTTGAGGATAGCTAAAGCGCGATCAGCAATGACTTGCGGCTTAACCGACTCAGGAATTCCCGCCAAAATATCCTTTAAAATCTGCTGCGGATCTTCGGTGCGAGGATTATCCGAAGTCACCACCGCCACATCGGCAAGTTCAGCCGCTATTTTCCCCATCTTAGGGCGTTTAGTGCGGTCCCTATCTCCGCCGCATCCAAACACACAGATCATCCGACCTTCAATAAAAGGCCGGGCTGCCTTTAATAAATTCTCCAAACTATCAGGCGTGTGAGCATAATCCACAATAACACTAATATCCTGTTTATCACTCAAATGTACCCTCTCCATGCGTCCCGGCACCGCCACAAATAAAGGTAAATATTGCACAATCGCCTTTAAATCTAATCCTAAAGACACCACTGCCCCAACCGCCGCTAAGAGGTTAGCAATATTGTACTGCCCCACTAAAGGAGAATAAAAAGCTACCTCACCGATGGGAGTATGTAAGATTCCACTCACACCATTGGCTTCATAGCATAAATCTCGAGTATAAAAATTCGCCGAACTATCACTAACACTATAACTCCAAACTTTTTCCCGACTGAGGGAGTCGATCAAACGCTTTCCATAAGGATCATCTAAGTTAATAATGGCTTTACCCTTGAGATATTCTGCACTAAATAACTTAGCTTTAGCGGCAAAATAATCCTCCATATCCTGATGAAAGTCTAGATGATCTTGAGTCAAGTTAGTAAATACTGCCACCTCAAAAGGGCATTCTTGTACCCGTCTTTGCGCCAAAGCATGAGAAGACACTTCCATCACCCCATACTGACTGCCGGCTTTTAGCGCTTGCGCGAGTTGTTCTTGTAATTGTGCGGCAAAAGGGGTAGTATGTACAGCCGTTTGTTCATATCCCGCCCAACGGGTATATAAAGTGCCTAAAAGGGCAGTGGGATATTGACATTGAGACAAGAAAAATTCAATTAAATGGGTAGTGGTGGTTTTTCCATTGGTGCCGGTTACCCCGATCATTTTCATCTGTCGCGCTGGATAACCATAAAAAGCCGCCGCTATTTCTGCACAAACACTGACGACATCTTCCACTTGGATCACGTAAGCATCACCCGTTGGGGGATATTGAAGGGCGGCAGCAGGAGAAATGATTGCAGCGATCGCACCGGCTTCGATCGCACTGGACCAAAATTCTCCCCCATCTACTCTAGTGCCTGGCATACCGATAAATACGTCTCCGAGTTGACAGGCGTGGGAGTTGGTAGAAATTCCTTTAACTTCTTTTTCTAAGGCAGGATGTTCGGGAATTTGTGTGATCGTGGGAATGAGGGTTAATAATTCTCTTAGTTTCATCATCGTATTTTTATTTTAGATATTTGTCCGCAGATGCACACAGATAAATACAGATGAATCCGGATCGGTTGTCTGTGTGGATCGGGGACGGTTTTTGCTTTGATAGATTATTATGGGCTATCTGATGTTCCTTGTATTTTTAGGGTGATTGGGTTACATATTTCTGTAACATACGCTCCAATTGTAAAATCCTCATGCGAGGAGAAGGACGAGGGATGATTTTTTCTGTGTTGCCTAATTTTTGATATAAGACAGGAACCTCATATTGATAAGCATTAAACCAGTCTTCTTGGGTGGTAATGTCTCTTATTTCTATTTCTAGCTTCAGAGTTTGGATCTGTTGTAATTTTTCTAAAAGTCCTTCACAGAGATGACAACCGGGCTTACTGTATAGTATTAAGTACATGACATTGATTAATGTTTTAGACAAAGAATTAGCTATGACTATTTATACTATTAATTTTGACCCGATCGGTAAATTGACTGACGAACAGTTTTATCTCCTTTGTCGTCATAACCCACAGACAAAATTTGAACGCAATGCCCAAGGAGAAATTGTAATTATGTCCCCTACTGGAGGAGAAACAGGACGCTACAATATAGAGATTGCTACTGAGTTTGTTATTTGGAATCGTCAAGTTAAACTGGGTGTACTGTTCGATTCTTCCACTTGTTTTAAACTCCCTAGCGGCGCTGATCGTTCTCCTGATGTGGCTTGGATCAAGCAAGAAAGATGGGAGCGGCTTACTCCCCAACAAAAAGAACAATTCCCCCCTATTGCTCCAGATTTTGTCTTAGAATTAATGTCCCCTAGTGATAGCTTAAAAGACCTACAGAAGAAAATGCAAGAATATCTAGATAACGGAGTTAGACTCGGATGGTTAATTAACCGAAAACAACGACAAGTAGAAATCTATCGCCAAGGACAAGCCATAGAAATTTTCAATGCTCCCCCTACCCTTTCAGGAGAAGAAATACTGCCCGGTTTTACCTTAGACTTAAACTTCATCTGGAACTAACTCTCATCACCCCCTAAAATTCATCCTCATACATTTATGTTTATTTGTGAACAAATTTAGTCTAGTCTACCCTAATGGTAATCATCCAACTGCCCTCTTCAGAAAATTTAGGCTCACTAACAATTACTCCTTGATGTTTTAAAGCGTTATTAGGTTCACTAATGACAATCACATCTCCTTTAGCATAAGGAAAACTACTCTCAAACTTTTTTACATCTCCTTGAGAGTTCGAGATAGTCTTTTCATCCTCTAACCAAGGATGTTTCCCCGTGACTTTAGCTTCTACATCGGCATCTATTCTCACCTTATGAATCGCCATCTCAGGCGGTAACCCTCTTAAATACCATCGATAAACTTTGGCTAAATATTTATCATTGCCATCCCATTCCTTATCGATCTGTTTTTGTATCTCTTCAGGGACTCTTTTTTTGAGTTCCAATAAGCCTAGAGACGTAAACTCATCTCGTCCCGATTTTAGACGAGTGTAGTCTTTTAAATTAGCCTTTTTTCCCAGTTTAATTAATTGAGCTACTGGCGACAATTTTTCAGCCACTTTTGGCTCTTGATCTTGGGTTGGAACAGAAGTCTTTCTTGTCTCACCTTGATCAATACATTGATTAACCGCCGCATCCGCTAAATGATTTTCATGACGCGGAACCCAATCTAATGTCACTTTTTCAAAACTCTTGATTAAGCCCTGTACCTCTTGATAAAATTTTTGCATTCTGGCACTATTAACTTTCCATTTACGGTTCACTTGATTGATGACTAATTGACTATCTCCCTTAACCGTTAACGCTTCAATTCCTAACTCTTTAGCCTTCTGTAAGCCAACAATTAACCCTGTATACTCAGCTTCATTATTAGTGGCTACTGAAATATATTCACTAACAGTATATTTTTGTCCATCAGGCATAACCAAAACAGCCGCACCAGCCGCTTCCCCCGGATTCCCCCTAGAACCTCCATCAAAATAGAGAATAGGCAGAGAGTTTTCTGTTTTAATATTGTAGTTTTTCAGCATAAGAAATCAACAATACTTAATCCTTTAGTGTAACAGAAAATACCCATCTCATTTGAAAAATTTTTCATCTATCTAAAGTTTTAATTTTTTGAGTAAGGCATCTGTCTCTAGATAAAAACAGAAAAATTAAAGCCACAAATCGCTCTAAAAGTCAAGGGGAAAGGGAAAAGCCTTGATTAGACCGTTTCTTTAAGCTTTCTCCTTTCTCTTTTACCCATTGCTTACGATGGATAGCAAGCTTTTAGCAAATTGTATTACCTCCCTTGGATTTTCGAGCAAATGTACTAGACTCAGGGTTGATGTAATAAGAAAAAACTCTATGCAGAAACTACAAAGTCACAGAAACAGACTAATATACTAAACAAAATGTCATAGATAGTTTTAAATTAAATACCGATGAATAAGCTGAATTCCTCACAAGCCAAACAACTTAGGGAAGTCGCAGCCTATCTAAAACAAAAACGGATAGAACAGTCTTTATCCCTAGAGCAAATTGCCTCCCGCACCTTTATCCGCTTACATATTCTAGAAGCTCTTGAAGCGGCACAAATTGAGCAACTGCCTGAACTAATCTATATACAAGGTTTTATTCGTCGATATGGCGAAGTGCTACGCATTGACGGCAATAGTCTAGCTAAACGCTTAACCCAAACGGATAATGCCGTAGCTTTTGAAACCCCTTCTGCACCCTCCGCCGTTAAAGCACCTCCTCAACCGGAACCTGTGGTTAAAGCGCCCCCTCAACCAAAACCTGTGGTTAAAGCGCCTCCTCAACCGGAACCTGTCATTAAAGCGCCTCCCCAAGCTCAAAGAGTTGTTAAAACTCAAGCTCAAAGAGTGATTAAAGCGCAACCTCAAGCAGAACCGGTGCTGAAAGCGCAACCTCAAGCAGAACCGGTGCTGAAAGCGCAACCTCAAGCAGAACCGGTGCTGAAAGCGCAACCTCAAGCAGAACCGGTGCTGAAAACGCAACCTCAAGCAGAACGAGAACCCCAAAGCCCGCTACTTCAATTAGAACCGTCTATAAAACCAACTTTACAGCGTTATGGGGTTTTAATTGCCATTATTGCTTGTATAGGGACAAGTATAGCGTTATTGTATGGCCTATCTCGCTCTCGTGAACCCTATACGGTAGGAAAATCCGTCTCTCCAAACCCTTCTACTCAACCCCACCATACCACTCCTCCTGCCTCCTCAACTGTCACTAAACCTACACCAGCTAGTCGGGAACGAGTTCCCGACCCCAGTCGAGTAGTGACCACTTCACCGCCCCCTGTCAAAACCTACCCTGAAAAAACAATGATTCAATCGAGTCCGTTAGCCGTTTCCCCCTCGCCGCAAAAGAGTAGCACCCCACCCTCTCCGGTAGCGGCTTCCCCCTCGCCGCAAAAGAGTAGCACCCCACCCTCTCCGGTAGCGGTTTCACCCTCACCGCAAAAGAGTAGCACCCCACCCTCTCCGGTAGCGGCTTCCCCCTCGCCGCAAAAGAGTGCAACCCCACCCTCTCCGGTAGCGGCTTCCCCCTCGCCGCAAAAGAGTGCAACCTCACCCTCTCCGGTAGCATCGCCTGCCTCCTCAGCCAAGAAACCCAGCAACGCGCCCTTATCAGTGGCATTAGCTTTAGATGGAACATCTTGGTTAAAAGTCTTAGTCGATGGAAAAACCCAATATGAAGGAACCTTGGAAGCAGGAGTCAAACAAAATTGGACAGCACAGGAAAAAGTAACCATCATAGCCGGTAATGCTGGTGCTGTAACCTATTCAGTCAATTCCAAGCCAGCCCAACGTTTAGGAGAAGCTGGAGAAGTTAAAGAAATCAAATTGACTCCGGTTGATAACCTGAAACCGACCCCGACACCGTAATCACTTTTTGTTGACATTGATTCGTCAAAATCTCTAAAACTGCTCAAAGCACCTAAGTTTTTTGCTAAAGTGTCAGATGCAG is from Gloeothece verrucosa PCC 7822 and encodes:
- a CDS encoding helix-turn-helix domain-containing protein, which gives rise to MNKLNSSQAKQLREVAAYLKQKRIEQSLSLEQIASRTFIRLHILEALEAAQIEQLPELIYIQGFIRRYGEVLRIDGNSLAKRLTQTDNAVAFETPSAPSAVKAPPQPEPVVKAPPQPKPVVKAPPQPEPVIKAPPQAQRVVKTQAQRVIKAQPQAEPVLKAQPQAEPVLKAQPQAEPVLKAQPQAEPVLKTQPQAEREPQSPLLQLEPSIKPTLQRYGVLIAIIACIGTSIALLYGLSRSREPYTVGKSVSPNPSTQPHHTTPPASSTVTKPTPASRERVPDPSRVVTTSPPPVKTYPEKTMIQSSPLAVSPSPQKSSTPPSPVAASPSPQKSSTPPSPVAVSPSPQKSSTPPSPVAASPSPQKSATPPSPVAASPSPQKSATSPSPVASPASSAKKPSNAPLSVALALDGTSWLKVLVDGKTQYEGTLEAGVKQNWTAQEKVTIIAGNAGAVTYSVNSKPAQRLGEAGEVKEIKLTPVDNLKPTPTP
- a CDS encoding Uma2 family endonuclease, whose product is MTIYTINFDPIGKLTDEQFYLLCRHNPQTKFERNAQGEIVIMSPTGGETGRYNIEIATEFVIWNRQVKLGVLFDSSTCFKLPSGADRSPDVAWIKQERWERLTPQQKEQFPPIAPDFVLELMSPSDSLKDLQKKMQEYLDNGVRLGWLINRKQRQVEIYRQGQAIEIFNAPPTLSGEEILPGFTLDLNFIWN
- a CDS encoding UDP-N-acetylmuramoyl-L-alanyl-D-glutamate--2,6-diaminopimelate ligase, yielding MMKLRELLTLIPTITQIPEHPALEKEVKGISTNSHACQLGDVFIGMPGTRVDGGEFWSSAIEAGAIAAIISPAAALQYPPTGDAYVIQVEDVVSVCAEIAAAFYGYPARQMKMIGVTGTNGKTTTTHLIEFFLSQCQYPTALLGTLYTRWAGYEQTAVHTTPFAAQLQEQLAQALKAGSQYGVMEVSSHALAQRRVQECPFEVAVFTNLTQDHLDFHQDMEDYFAAKAKLFSAEYLKGKAIINLDDPYGKRLIDSLSREKVWSYSVSDSSANFYTRDLCYEANGVSGILHTPIGEVAFYSPLVGQYNIANLLAAVGAVVSLGLDLKAIVQYLPLFVAVPGRMERVHLSDKQDISVIVDYAHTPDSLENLLKAARPFIEGRMICVFGCGGDRDRTKRPKMGKIAAELADVAVVTSDNPRTEDPQQILKDILAGIPESVKPQVIADRALAILKAITEAKPGDGVLIAGKGHEDYQILGTEKIHFDDREQAREALTVRLG
- a CDS encoding glutaredoxin family protein: MYLILYSKPGCHLCEGLLEKLQQIQTLKLEIEIRDITTQEDWFNAYQYEVPVLYQKLGNTEKIIPRPSPRMRILQLERMLQKYVTQSP
- a CDS encoding glycosyltransferase yields the protein MFWIPTNPIALISLDSDPASLMGHEQVRGQNVYVHQVGLALAKIGWQVDIFTCGTSPSQAAITEHSPNCRTIRLETETLGLTHFDSLFNLMPELVTEFQAFEREQGFQYSLVHTNDWLSSWVGMELKKRQPLIQVHTYHCLETLKNRSVTNIPETWPTRLAIEKAALETVDRLVSTNPQQEEHLRRLVSSFGKIDLIPCGTDLNRFGAVSRTSARHQLGIVPDAKVIIYVGPFDPRKGVDILVEAIAHSRFREEEIKLIIISGSNTAKNQGIERDKLENLLKKSGLSDCTEFPGRLDQTLPLYYAAADLCVIPTQDEPFGLVALEAMASRTPVVASFEGALQFSVIPEVTGLLVKPLDPLGFTKAIDRILSHPQWRDQLGQAGRLRTEMAFSWDGVASRLSKLYSHLLTQPRTKYRQLSPVAA
- a CDS encoding ribonuclease HI family protein — translated: MLKNYNIKTENSLPILYFDGGSRGNPGEAAGAAVLVMPDGQKYTVSEYISVATNNEAEYTGLIVGLQKAKELGIEALTVKGDSQLVINQVNRKWKVNSARMQKFYQEVQGLIKSFEKVTLDWVPRHENHLADAAVNQCIDQGETRKTSVPTQDQEPKVAEKLSPVAQLIKLGKKANLKDYTRLKSGRDEFTSLGLLELKKRVPEEIQKQIDKEWDGNDKYLAKVYRWYLRGLPPEMAIHKVRIDADVEAKVTGKHPWLEDEKTISNSQGDVKKFESSFPYAKGDVIVISEPNNALKHQGVIVSEPKFSEEGSWMITIRVD